Proteins encoded in a region of the Bacillus sp. T3 genome:
- a CDS encoding NAD(P)-dependent oxidoreductase has protein sequence MKIGFIGTGVMGSRMVMKLLDAGHEVVVYNRTPEKLIPLIERGATAKDDIASLAGEADIVCTCLPMPKDVENVYLGVNGIFQNAKRDAVCVDFTTIDVETSRMMAKEADRFGVGYLDAPVSGGPEGVELGSLTIMVGGKKEDFDKTSKLFEILGETIVHLGSSGAGSIAKLINQYLVAVHSVAASEAMVAGTSLGLDSDQLYQLLKVSYGDSKMLRRHMDGFVLSRQFTPGGAVKYVHKDVVLANQLFAETGLTRFLGQHAEESFKDAMDKGLGDLDMSAVIQPLEEECGVVVQQGEFQKK, from the coding sequence ATGAAAATTGGGTTTATTGGCACAGGTGTAATGGGAAGTAGAATGGTTATGAAGCTTTTAGATGCGGGGCACGAGGTAGTCGTTTACAATCGAACTCCTGAAAAGTTAATACCCTTAATTGAAAGGGGGGCAACTGCGAAGGATGATATTGCATCATTAGCAGGTGAAGCGGATATTGTTTGTACGTGCCTACCGATGCCAAAGGATGTTGAGAATGTTTATCTTGGTGTAAATGGAATTTTTCAAAATGCCAAACGAGATGCTGTTTGTGTGGACTTTACAACCATAGATGTCGAAACAAGCAGGATGATGGCTAAGGAAGCGGACAGGTTTGGTGTAGGATATTTAGATGCACCTGTTAGCGGGGGACCTGAAGGGGTTGAGCTGGGCTCTTTAACGATTATGGTTGGAGGGAAGAAAGAAGATTTTGATAAGACTTCAAAGCTATTTGAGATTCTCGGTGAGACAATTGTTCATCTTGGATCGTCTGGTGCAGGATCGATTGCCAAATTGATCAACCAATATCTCGTAGCTGTTCATTCTGTGGCAGCCTCTGAAGCGATGGTTGCGGGTACTAGTTTAGGGCTTGATTCTGACCAACTTTATCAATTATTAAAGGTAAGCTATGGTGATAGTAAAATGCTCCGTCGCCATATGGATGGGTTTGTACTTAGTCGGCAATTTACACCAGGTGGGGCGGTGAAATATGTCCATAAAGATGTCGTTCTTGCTAATCAACTGTTTGCTGAGACGGGGCTGACTCGATTTTTAGGTCAACACGCGGAGGAATCCTTTAAAGACGCGATGGACAAAGGTTTGGGGGATTTAGACATGTCTGCAGTCATTCAGCCGTTAGAGGAAGAATGTGGCGTAGTCGTTCAACAAGGGGAATTCCAAAAAAAGTAG
- a CDS encoding MFS transporter — protein MNSRIFVMVSIVLAMLVASIDSTIMNTTMPIIAEELGRFDLYAWSFASYMIASTILSPVAGRLSDLFGRKKVFSAGIILFLLGSLLCGLSDNMVQLVIFRAFQGIGAGFMMPFPAIIAGDLFPPEKRGKIQALFTAMWGLSAILAPLLGAFFVEFMTWRWIFYVNIPVCLIAFLTLMPYKEVYQPKKANIDYVGAFLFGAAVTLLLLVTVVEKHRLFYAVLGTLLMIIFYLFEKKHKSPIIPISMFKNKTISWININSFIGCVALFGTSSFVPLFLQDVAKLSLFLSGAALLGVAIGWMIVSVPAGVWISKYGYRMLLIIGNALLLLSGVLLVLLNEQHGFWYILFIMIIQGLAYGLISTVGLIGVQQLVGTHEKGISTSFFMFSRNMGTAIGVTIMGALLNGSETFMGGIHNLFLFGFIGSILSLGTAFLIWDQRAIDNITLKTQAE, from the coding sequence ATGAATAGTAGAATATTTGTCATGGTTAGCATTGTCCTAGCCATGCTTGTCGCATCCATTGATTCAACCATTATGAATACTACGATGCCGATCATTGCTGAAGAATTAGGAAGATTTGATCTTTATGCATGGTCATTTGCCTCGTATATGATCGCAAGTACAATCCTTTCTCCTGTTGCTGGAAGATTGTCTGATTTGTTTGGAAGAAAAAAAGTCTTTAGTGCTGGTATTATTTTATTTTTACTAGGTTCGTTGCTTTGTGGATTATCTGATAACATGGTTCAATTAGTCATCTTCCGTGCCTTTCAAGGAATAGGAGCAGGCTTTATGATGCCATTTCCCGCCATTATCGCTGGCGATTTATTTCCACCAGAAAAGCGTGGAAAAATTCAAGCGCTGTTTACGGCTATGTGGGGACTCTCAGCCATTTTAGCACCACTTTTGGGAGCTTTTTTTGTTGAATTCATGACGTGGAGATGGATTTTTTACGTCAATATACCTGTTTGTCTGATTGCCTTTTTAACACTAATGCCATATAAAGAGGTATATCAGCCCAAAAAAGCGAATATCGATTATGTTGGTGCATTCCTTTTCGGTGCGGCCGTAACTCTCCTTCTACTTGTTACGGTTGTTGAGAAACATCGCCTTTTTTACGCAGTATTGGGAACACTGCTGATGATCATATTTTATCTTTTTGAGAAAAAACATAAGTCACCAATCATCCCTATCTCGATGTTTAAAAATAAGACTATTTCTTGGATCAATATCAACTCGTTTATCGGCTGTGTGGCATTGTTTGGTACCTCTAGTTTTGTACCATTATTTTTACAGGACGTGGCTAAATTATCATTATTTTTAAGCGGTGCAGCCTTACTCGGTGTAGCAATCGGTTGGATGATCGTTTCAGTCCCAGCAGGTGTTTGGATTTCTAAATATGGTTATCGGATGCTACTGATAATCGGAAATGCCCTTTTGTTATTGTCAGGGGTATTACTCGTATTATTAAACGAACAACACGGATTTTGGTATATTCTGTTCATTATGATTATTCAAGGCTTGGCCTATGGGTTAATTAGTACAGTTGGCTTGATCGGTGTTCAGCAGCTTGTCGGTACACATGAAAAAGGAATTTCAACATCATTTTTTATGTTTAGTCGAAACATGGGAACAGCGATTGGTGTCACCATTATGGGTGCATTGTTAAATGGCTCAGAAACGTTTATGGGAGGAATTCATAACCTGTTCTTGTTTGGATTTATCGGTAGTATTCTTTCTCTTGGCACAGCATTTCTCATTTGGGATCAGCGTGCTATTGATAATATCACACTCAAGACACAAGCAGAGTAG
- a CDS encoding uroporphyrinogen-III synthase, translating to MGQALTGKTIAIAGSRKLEEISALIEKQGGMAVIRPLQGTVFFAEKEVEVDLRRFVEEGADWVILTTGIGTTSLIDLADKLGIKEKLLNRFKEAKIGARGYKTLAVLKNLEIAPVAVDDDGTNRGLVRSLEKYDFTGKRVLVQLHGEAAPALIRFLETNGAIVQQILPYLHTPPQTDTVEQLCQELLEGRVNAVCFTTAVQVRFLFEYAKEHGYIEDIVKRFNQDALAVAVGKITAESIREEGIERLVAPEFERMGAMIVELARYYDQLDKSLL from the coding sequence ATGGGTCAAGCTTTAACTGGAAAAACAATCGCAATAGCCGGAAGCCGCAAATTAGAGGAAATCAGTGCTCTAATTGAAAAACAAGGTGGAATGGCCGTAATACGACCATTACAAGGTACTGTATTTTTTGCAGAGAAGGAAGTAGAGGTTGATTTGCGCCGTTTTGTGGAAGAAGGTGCGGACTGGGTTATTTTAACAACTGGAATTGGTACAACTAGTTTAATTGATTTAGCTGATAAACTTGGAATCAAGGAGAAACTCCTTAATCGATTTAAAGAAGCTAAAATCGGTGCACGAGGCTATAAGACGTTAGCTGTTTTGAAAAATTTAGAAATTGCACCTGTTGCAGTGGACGATGATGGAACGAATAGAGGGCTCGTGCGCTCCCTAGAAAAATATGATTTCACTGGAAAAAGAGTATTAGTTCAGCTTCATGGCGAAGCGGCACCAGCATTGATTCGTTTTCTGGAAACAAATGGTGCGATCGTTCAGCAAATTTTACCTTATTTACATACTCCACCACAAACGGATACAGTTGAACAATTGTGTCAAGAATTACTTGAAGGCAGAGTAAATGCAGTTTGTTTTACAACCGCTGTTCAAGTTCGGTTTCTGTTTGAGTATGCGAAGGAACATGGGTACATAGAGGACATTGTGAAGAGATTTAATCAAGATGCTCTAGCTGTAGCGGTAGGCAAAATAACTGCAGAGAGTATTCGCGAAGAAGGAATTGAGCGGTTGGTTGCGCCTGAATTTGAACGAATGGGCGCGATGATTGTTGAATTAGCTCGTTACTATGATCAACTGGATAAATCATTGTTATAA
- a CDS encoding PCYCGC motif-containing (lipo)protein has protein sequence MKKRKLFAICSFVFILILAGCGSKDELTLDSKHKELPDFVLNTSDMIQETYIMAATYPEALASVPCYCGCNETDGHISNLDCFVDSMNSDNAVTEWDAMGVSUDICVEIAREATEMYQDGKELKDINKYITEKYADYGTPTPTPVPK, from the coding sequence ATGAAGAAAAGGAAACTCTTTGCTATTTGCAGCTTCGTATTTATTTTGATTTTAGCTGGGTGTGGCTCTAAAGATGAATTAACTTTAGATTCTAAGCATAAAGAATTACCTGATTTTGTGCTTAATACTTCTGATATGATTCAAGAAACCTATATAATGGCTGCTACTTACCCTGAAGCATTAGCATCTGTCCCTTGTTATTGTGGTTGTAATGAAACGGACGGACATATCAGTAATTTGGATTGTTTCGTTGATAGTATGAATTCTGATAACGCAGTAACGGAATGGGATGCAATGGGTGTATCTTGAGACATTTGTGTAGAGATCGCCCGTGAGGCGACTGAAATGTATCAGGATGGAAAAGAATTAAAAGATATTAACAAATATATAACAGAAAAATACGCAGATTATGGTACACCAACACCAACCCCTGTACCAAAGTAA
- a CDS encoding flavodoxin domain-containing protein, which yields MNSLIVYCSSHGTTARAAGILAERLDGFVEMVDLSKQKDPDLTYYDAVIVGGSIHAGNIQRKVKQFINKNHNQLINKKLGFFLCCYREGDEARAQFENAFPADLRAIAKSEGLFGGEFIFADMNLIERIIVKKVAGVARDHSTFNVESINRFADQFNHAS from the coding sequence ATGAATAGTTTAATTGTTTATTGTTCCTCTCATGGAACAACAGCAAGAGCAGCAGGGATCCTTGCAGAGAGACTAGATGGGTTTGTAGAAATGGTCGATTTAAGTAAGCAGAAAGACCCGGATTTAACTTATTATGATGCCGTAATTGTTGGTGGGTCGATTCATGCAGGAAATATTCAACGCAAGGTTAAACAATTTATCAATAAAAATCACAATCAATTAATAAATAAGAAACTGGGTTTTTTCTTATGTTGCTATCGTGAGGGAGACGAAGCGAGAGCACAATTTGAAAATGCATTTCCAGCTGATTTACGCGCGATTGCCAAATCAGAGGGCTTATTTGGCGGAGAATTTATCTTTGCTGATATGAACCTTATCGAAAGAATAATTGTGAAAAAGGTGGCCGGAGTCGCCAGAGATCATTCGACTTTCAATGTGGAGTCTATTAATAGATTTGCAGATCAATTTAACCATGCCTCATAG
- a CDS encoding YpbS family protein → MSVHKAISKHVSGQNHILSEYVTLDQQREAFIDEACTLCKEGKPFNTDKINAVTEKMNLLSKKIENLPERQYVTGQMVQEYVNK, encoded by the coding sequence ATGAGTGTACATAAAGCGATCTCAAAGCATGTCAGTGGACAAAATCATATTCTTAGTGAGTATGTAACATTAGATCAACAACGGGAGGCGTTTATTGACGAGGCCTGTACGTTATGCAAGGAAGGCAAGCCATTTAATACTGATAAAATCAATGCAGTGACTGAAAAAATGAATCTATTATCAAAAAAGATTGAAAATCTCCCGGAACGTCAATATGTAACAGGACAAATGGTCCAAGAATATGTAAATAAATAA
- a CDS encoding pyruvate, water dikinase regulatory protein has translation MEHKEIVYVVSDSVGETAELVVKAVATQFNGGNVELKRNPYVEDFEDIEDILTIAGRTNSIIAYTIVIPTLKEYMDRRSKEEGILAVDLLNPLMDAFIQKFHKNPNHQPKLMRKLDDDYFRKIEAIEFAVKYDDGRDPRGILRADIVLVGVSRTSKTPLSMYLAHKRYKVANVPLVPEVGPPDELFTVPRNKCVGLIISPDHLNAIRTERLKNLGLTSKANYASYERILEELDYAEKIMKRIGCPVINVSNKAVEETADYILDVLKRERSS, from the coding sequence TTGGAGCATAAAGAAATTGTTTATGTAGTCTCTGACTCGGTTGGAGAAACTGCTGAATTGGTTGTTAAAGCAGTTGCTACACAATTTAATGGCGGGAATGTTGAGCTAAAAAGAAATCCATATGTGGAGGACTTTGAAGATATCGAGGATATTTTAACGATAGCAGGTAGAACAAATTCGATTATTGCTTATACCATTGTCATCCCAACATTAAAGGAATACATGGATCGCAGGTCAAAGGAAGAGGGTATTCTCGCTGTAGATTTGCTCAATCCGTTGATGGATGCTTTTATTCAAAAATTCCATAAGAATCCTAACCATCAACCAAAATTAATGAGGAAATTAGATGATGACTATTTCCGAAAAATTGAAGCAATTGAATTTGCGGTGAAGTATGATGATGGGCGCGATCCTCGCGGAATTCTACGCGCCGACATCGTCCTGGTAGGGGTGTCACGAACATCAAAAACACCATTGTCGATGTATTTGGCTCATAAGCGTTATAAGGTGGCGAATGTTCCACTTGTGCCTGAGGTCGGGCCACCGGATGAGTTGTTTACCGTTCCAAGAAATAAATGTGTAGGTCTGATTATTTCACCAGATCACCTAAATGCGATTCGAACGGAGCGACTGAAAAATCTAGGCTTAACCTCAAAAGCTAATTATGCAAGTTATGAGAGAATACTCGAAGAATTAGATTACGCAGAAAAGATTATGAAACGGATTGGCTGTCCTGTCATCAATGTATCAAACAAAGCAGTAGAAGAAACAGCAGATTACATTTTAGACGTGCTAAAAAGAGAGAGGAGTTCGTAA
- a CDS encoding exodeoxyribonuclease III, with amino-acid sequence MKLISWNVNGIRACVGKGFLDYFHSADADIFCIQETKCQPEQIKLEIDGYFQYWNSAEKKGYSGTAVFSKKEPLSVKYGIDQPQFDSEGRAITLEFEHFYFVTIYTPNSQRDLARLDYRLTWEDCLRDYLLELDSKKPVILCGDMNVAHQEIDLKNPKSNIKNSGFTPEERSKMTELLGSGFIDSYRQLYPDQADVYTWWSYMNKVRERNIGWRIDYFLVSERLKDVVLDSQIHCDVMGSDHCPVALKLDL; translated from the coding sequence ATGAAACTCATTTCCTGGAACGTTAACGGGATTAGAGCCTGTGTTGGCAAAGGCTTTTTAGATTATTTTCATTCTGCTGATGCAGATATATTTTGCATTCAGGAAACGAAATGTCAGCCTGAGCAAATTAAATTAGAAATAGATGGATATTTTCAGTATTGGAATTCTGCCGAGAAAAAGGGGTATTCTGGAACTGCAGTTTTCTCAAAAAAAGAACCGTTATCCGTAAAGTATGGAATAGATCAGCCCCAATTTGATTCTGAGGGTAGAGCGATTACACTTGAATTTGAGCACTTTTATTTTGTCACGATTTATACCCCAAATTCTCAGCGGGATTTGGCACGCTTAGATTATCGTCTAACGTGGGAGGACTGTCTGCGAGACTATCTTTTAGAACTGGATTCTAAGAAACCAGTCATCCTGTGCGGTGATATGAACGTCGCCCATCAGGAAATCGATCTAAAAAATCCAAAATCGAACATAAAAAATTCTGGCTTTACACCAGAGGAACGCTCAAAAATGACGGAGCTGTTAGGCTCTGGGTTTATCGATTCGTATCGTCAGCTTTACCCAGATCAGGCAGATGTGTACACCTGGTGGTCTTATATGAACAAGGTCCGTGAGCGGAACATTGGCTGGCGTATTGACTATTTCTTAGTGTCTGAGCGCTTGAAGGATGTTGTTTTGGATTCACAAATTCATTGTGATGTAATGGGAAGCGATCATTGCCCAGTTGCATTAAAGTTAGATTTGTAA
- a CDS encoding transcriptional regulator SplA domain-containing protein → MDMIDPKNAKAGDEVFVLYHNPHTPSVVNIRPAEIVQHPHDPGRLALFLNESFHLIEEDDALYSSESAAEQAFSELYEDLF, encoded by the coding sequence ATGGATATGATTGATCCCAAAAATGCGAAGGCCGGTGATGAGGTGTTTGTACTTTATCATAATCCTCATACACCATCTGTCGTGAACATTAGACCTGCGGAAATTGTTCAGCATCCACACGATCCTGGCAGACTAGCTTTGTTTTTGAATGAATCCTTTCATCTGATCGAAGAGGATGATGCTCTTTACTCATCTGAAAGTGCCGCAGAACAAGCATTTTCGGAGCTGTATGAGGATTTATTTTGA
- the dacB gene encoding D-alanyl-D-alanine carboxypeptidase/D-alanyl-D-alanine-endopeptidase: MIQPLRKKILILSILIPLFAGSASATLHHVSGQTITEMGSQLDALLQQEPNLQGAIVGISIRSMTSGEVLYQQNGDVRLKPASNLKLLTGAAALSVLGENYRFKTELLKSGKVKKGKLNGNLYLKGKGDPTLLKEDIDEMAKKVREAGIKEISGHLIGDDTWYDDVRYSLDLPWSDEQTYYGTQISALTVSPDCDYDAGTIIVEMQSGNAIGQPGKISLTPPTNYVKINNQTVTISPDGKKELSYEREHGENTVTVKGTIPMKAAQEREWVGVWEPTNYAIELLNQALADNGVKVLGELKTGSTPKSAQLLSIHRSISLSELMGPFMKLSNNGIAEILIKEMGKVVKGEGSWEKGLEVLAERLEKFGLNPNTLVLRDGSGISHADLVPANEISKLLYAAQKEKWFPVFLNSLPVAGNTTKEIGGTLRKRMKSPQLAGKIKAKTGTISTVSSLSGYVETQSGETLIFSLLLNNLIDEEKGKAIEDKIVTLLAK; this comes from the coding sequence ATGATTCAACCTTTACGCAAAAAAATACTAATCCTCAGTATTCTTATCCCACTATTCGCTGGTTCGGCATCAGCCACCCTTCACCATGTATCTGGGCAAACGATTACAGAAATGGGCAGTCAATTAGACGCATTGCTTCAGCAAGAGCCCAATCTACAAGGTGCGATCGTTGGTATTAGTATCCGTTCAATGACATCAGGGGAGGTTCTCTATCAACAAAATGGCGATGTCCGCCTAAAACCCGCATCAAATCTGAAACTATTGACGGGTGCAGCCGCACTTTCAGTTCTTGGCGAAAACTATCGGTTTAAAACCGAACTCCTCAAAAGTGGCAAAGTAAAAAAAGGAAAGCTTAACGGCAATCTTTATTTAAAAGGAAAAGGTGATCCGACGCTATTAAAGGAAGATATCGATGAAATGGCTAAAAAAGTTCGGGAAGCAGGGATAAAAGAAATTAGTGGTCACCTCATTGGGGATGATACCTGGTATGATGATGTTCGTTATTCCCTTGATTTACCCTGGAGTGATGAGCAGACTTATTACGGTACCCAAATTTCTGCATTAACTGTGTCTCCAGATTGTGACTATGATGCAGGAACAATCATTGTCGAGATGCAATCAGGAAACGCAATTGGCCAACCTGGAAAAATAAGTCTTACTCCACCCACGAATTATGTTAAGATCAACAATCAAACAGTCACGATATCACCTGATGGAAAAAAAGAATTATCGTATGAACGTGAACACGGTGAGAATACTGTCACCGTTAAGGGCACCATTCCAATGAAAGCTGCACAGGAAAGGGAATGGGTGGGCGTTTGGGAACCAACCAATTATGCGATTGAGCTTTTAAATCAAGCGCTCGCCGATAATGGTGTCAAAGTATTGGGAGAACTGAAAACGGGTTCAACACCGAAAAGTGCCCAACTTTTATCAATCCACCGTTCGATTTCATTATCAGAATTGATGGGTCCATTTATGAAACTTAGTAATAATGGTATTGCTGAAATTTTAATAAAGGAAATGGGGAAAGTGGTGAAAGGGGAGGGGAGCTGGGAGAAAGGTCTCGAGGTTTTAGCCGAAAGGTTGGAGAAATTCGGCTTGAACCCAAACACATTAGTGTTAAGAGACGGATCTGGAATTTCCCATGCTGACCTTGTACCGGCAAATGAAATCTCAAAGCTGTTATATGCTGCACAAAAAGAAAAATGGTTTCCTGTCTTTCTTAATTCGTTGCCAGTCGCAGGGAACACAACAAAAGAAATTGGCGGCACGTTAAGGAAACGAATGAAGTCCCCCCAGCTAGCAGGAAAAATTAAAGCGAAAACCGGGACGATTTCCACAGTTAGTTCACTATCCGGTTATGTTGAAACGCAGTCAGGGGAGACGTTGATTTTTTCGCTTCTTTTAAACAACTTAATTGATGAAGAGAAGGGAAAAGCCATTGAGGACAAGATTGTTACACTTCTTGCAAAATGA
- a CDS encoding S8 family serine peptidase — translation MRKIKRSVRVLSAIAIILISVISYNGIKQSQRNSIQQVNNDQSSRFLYKTTKLQNVGTQSHLMKVNSIAMGETIKGHLRNDPSVHLIKHTKTNESHFNKNEVTVKFKQHPTQAQLNQITQEIQGRVLKNLDSTIVFLSGNMNTDELIQYFKNKDNVEFAEPNYLYLQNETGPNDLLYQEQYQWNLPAIRTEVGWDVTRGKRILRLQSWILESI, via the coding sequence ATGAGGAAAATAAAGAGGTCCGTAAGGGTATTAAGTGCAATAGCGATCATTCTAATTAGCGTTATTTCCTACAATGGGATAAAGCAAAGTCAGCGCAATTCCATTCAACAGGTGAATAATGACCAAAGTAGTCGATTTTTATATAAGACAACCAAGCTCCAAAATGTAGGGACTCAATCACATCTAATGAAGGTCAACAGCATTGCAATGGGAGAGACAATCAAAGGGCATTTGCGAAACGATCCGTCGGTCCATTTAATCAAACACACAAAAACAAATGAAAGCCATTTTAATAAAAATGAAGTGACGGTAAAATTTAAACAACATCCTACGCAAGCACAATTGAATCAAATAACACAGGAAATTCAAGGCAGGGTTTTGAAGAACTTAGATTCCACGATTGTGTTTCTCTCAGGAAATATGAATACCGATGAACTGATTCAATATTTTAAGAACAAAGATAACGTTGAATTTGCCGAACCTAACTACCTTTATTTACAAAATGAAACAGGTCCCAACGATTTGCTTTATCAAGAGCAGTATCAATGGAACTTGCCAGCTATACGGACAGAGGTTGGCTGGGATGTAACGCGGGGAAAGAGGATATTACGATTGCAGTCGTGGATACTGGAGTCGATTTAA
- a CDS encoding NAD(P)H-dependent flavin oxidoreductase, whose product MIENELTKLLNIQFPIIQAPMAGGITTSQLVAAVSNGGGLGFIGAGYMSSEQLRDQIREVKRLTSHPFGVNLFVPNDFKVSENDVNHSNKLLQPIRNQLGLAETKNYNLPNQESSLAEFAEQIKVLLEENIPVCSFTFGLPSPEMIEILKAKNVRLIGTATTVQEAIAIEKIGMDFVVVQGSEAGGHRGNFIKGEEESLVGLMSLIPQVVDNVGLPVIAAGGIADGRGLLAAFCLGAQAVQIGTAFLTCIESGAHPVYKKAIVKAHEDEMVLTRAFSGKCARGINNKFIEEMREHEPFLPEFPVQNSLTQDIRKKASAENNTQYMSLWSGQSPRLAKMQTVQSLIQQIMGDVEITRRKF is encoded by the coding sequence ATGATTGAAAACGAATTAACCAAACTTTTAAATATTCAATTTCCAATTATTCAGGCCCCGATGGCTGGTGGAATTACTACATCTCAGTTGGTCGCGGCAGTATCAAATGGCGGAGGATTAGGGTTTATCGGGGCAGGATATATGAGTTCGGAACAATTACGGGACCAAATTCGTGAGGTGAAAAGATTAACCTCTCATCCATTTGGGGTAAATTTATTTGTTCCGAATGATTTTAAAGTATCAGAAAATGATGTCAATCATTCTAATAAGCTACTACAACCGATTCGGAATCAACTAGGTTTAGCTGAAACGAAAAACTATAACTTGCCAAATCAAGAGAGCAGTCTTGCCGAATTCGCTGAACAAATTAAGGTGTTGCTGGAGGAAAATATCCCAGTTTGCTCGTTTACCTTTGGGCTTCCTTCTCCAGAAATGATTGAAATACTTAAAGCAAAAAATGTTCGTCTAATCGGTACAGCAACAACGGTTCAAGAAGCTATTGCAATTGAGAAAATTGGGATGGATTTCGTGGTTGTTCAAGGCAGTGAGGCTGGTGGACATCGTGGGAATTTCATTAAAGGGGAGGAGGAAAGCTTAGTTGGTTTGATGTCGCTTATTCCACAAGTTGTCGATAATGTTGGCCTTCCTGTTATTGCAGCAGGCGGAATAGCCGATGGAAGAGGACTACTTGCGGCATTCTGCTTAGGAGCACAGGCTGTTCAAATTGGAACGGCATTTTTAACTTGTATCGAAAGCGGGGCACATCCCGTATATAAAAAGGCGATTGTTAAAGCGCATGAAGATGAAATGGTGTTAACCCGCGCTTTTTCTGGCAAATGTGCACGTGGGATAAATAACAAGTTTATCGAGGAAATGAGAGAGCATGAACCGTTTTTGCCAGAATTTCCAGTGCAAAATTCATTGACCCAAGACATTCGAAAAAAGGCTTCAGCTGAAAATAATACTCAGTACATGTCGCTTTGGTCTGGACAAAGTCCGAGATTAGCCAAAATGCAAACTGTTCAATCGCTTATTCAACAAATAATGGGAGATGTTGAAATAACACGGAGGAAATTTTGA